From a single Callithrix jacchus isolate 240 chromosome 5, calJac240_pri, whole genome shotgun sequence genomic region:
- the PABPC1L gene encoding polyadenylate-binding protein 1-like — translation MNASGSGYPLASLYVGDLHPDVTEAMLYEKFSPAGSILSIRVCRDVATRRSLGYAYINFQQPADAERALDTMNFEMLKGQPIRIMWSQRDPGLRKSGVGNIFIKNLEDSIDNKALYDTFSTFGNILSCKVACDKHGSRGFGFVHFETHEAAQQAINTMNGMLLNDRKVFVGHFKSRRERAAELGARALEFTNIYVKNLPADVDEQGLQDLFSQFGKMLSVKVMRDNSGRSRCFGFVNFEKHEEAQKAVVHMNGKEVSGRLLYASRAQKRVERQNELKRKFEQMKQDRLSRYQGVNLYVKNLDDSIDDDKLRKEFSPYGVITSAKVMTEGSHSKGFGFVCFSSPEEATKAVTEMNGRIVGTKPLYVALAQRKEERKAILTNQYMQRLSTMRTLSNPLLGSFQQPSSYFLPAVPQPPAQAAYYGCGPVTPTQPAPRWTSQPPRPSSIYPPGASMVRPPVMPRCPPAHISSVRQASTQVPRTVPHTQRVANIGTQTTGPSGVGCCTPGRPLLPYKCSSAAHSTDQVQEPAVHIPGHEPLTASMLAAAPLHEQKQMIGERLYPLIHDVHTQLAGKITGMLLEIDNSELLLMLESPESLHAKIDEAVAVLQAHQAVEQPKAFMH, via the exons ATGAACGCCAGCGGGTCGGGCTACCCGCTTGCCTCGCTCTACGTGGGCGATCTGCACCCCGACGTGACCGAGGCAATGCTCTACGAGAAGTTCTCTCCCGCCGGCTCTATCCTGTCCATCCGCGTGTGTCGCGATGTGGCCACCAGGCGCTCGCTGGGCTATGCCTACATCAACTTCCAGCAGCCCGCCGACG CGGAGCGGGCACTGGACACAATGAACTTTGAGATGCTGAAAGGCCAGCCTATTCGCATCATGTGGTCCCAAAGAGACCCAGGACTTCGCAAGTCAGGTGTGGGCAACATCTTCATTAAGAACCTGGAGGACTCCATTGACAACAAAGCCTTGTATGATACCTTCTCCACCTTTGGGAACATCCTCTCTTGCAAG GTGGCATGTGACAAGCATGGCTCCCGCGGTTTCGGCTTCGTTCATTTTGAGACCCATGAGGCCGCACAGCAGGCCATCAACACCATGAATGGGATGCTGCTGAATGACCGCAAAGT CTTTGTGGGCCACTTCAAGTCTCGACGGGAGCGAGCGGCGGAGCTGGGAGCGCGAGCCCTGGAGTTCACCAACATCTACGTGAAGAACCTCCCGGCGGATGTGGATGAGCAGGGCCTGCAGGACCTCTTCTCCCAGTTTG GGAAGATGCTGAGTGTGAAGGTGATGAGGGACAACAGCGGCCGCTCGCGGTGCTTTGGCTTTGTCAACTTTGAGAAGCACGAGGAAGCCCAGAAG GCTGTGGTCCATATGAATGGGAAGGAGGTGAGTGGGCGGCTGCTGTATGCGAGCCGGGCCCAGAAGCGCGTGGAGCGGCAGAATGAACTGAAGCGCAAGTTTGAGCAGATGAAGCAGGACCGGCTGAGCCGTTACCAG GGCGTGAACTTGTACGTGAAGAACCTGGATGACTCCATTGATGATGACAAACTGAGGAAAGAGTTCTCTCCCTATGGAGTGATTACCAGTGCGAAG GTGATGACAGAGGGTAGCCACAGCAAGGGATTTggctttgtgtgtttttcttcccCAGAAGAGGCGACAAAGGCCGTGACAGAGATGAACGGGCGCATCGTGGGCACCAAGCCACTCTATGTGGCACTGGCCCAGCGCAAAGAGGAGCGGAAGGCCATCTTGACCAACCAGTACATGCAGCGCCTCTCCACCATGCGGACCCTGAGCAACCCCCTCTTGGGCTCCTTTCAGCAGCCTTCCAGCTACTTCCTGCCTGCCGTGCCCCAG CCTCCAGCCCAGGCTGCATACTATGGCTGTGGCCCAGTGACACCCACCCAGCCTGCCCCCAGGTGGACGTCCCAGCCACCTAGACCTTCCT CTATCTACCCTCCAGGTGCCTCGATGGTTCGGCCACCAGTGATGCCTCGGTGCCCCCCGGCCCACATCAGCAGTGTCAGGCAGGCCTCCACCCAGGTGCCACGCACGGTGCCCCACACCCAGAGAGTGG CCAACATTGGTACTCAGACCACAGGACCCAGTGGGGTAGGATGCTGTACGCCAGGCCGGCCTCTCCTGCCATACAAGTGTTCCTCAGCAGCACACAGCACCGATCAG GTCCAGGAGCCGGCTGTGCACATCCCGGGACATGAGCCCCTGACTGCGTCCATGCTGGCTGCGGCACCCCTGCATGAGCAAAAGCAGATGATTG GGGAGCGTCTCTACCCCCTTATCCATGATGTCCACACCCAGCTGGCTGGCAAGATCACGGGCATGCTGCTGGAGATTGACAACTCGGagctgttgctcatgctggagtctCCAGAGTCCCTCCATGCCAAG ATAGACGAGGCAGTGGCCGTGCTGCAGGCACACCAGGCTGTGGAGCAGCCGAAGGCGTTCATGCATTGA